A genome region from Scomber japonicus isolate fScoJap1 chromosome 15, fScoJap1.pri, whole genome shotgun sequence includes the following:
- the LOC128373849 gene encoding formyl peptide receptor 2-like — protein sequence MFPNASEPLQNIKSSKNEEATTIDIDEIMDNVSIVLYTLTIVIGVIGNSMVVWVAGFKLKPKVTNVWLVNLAIADLIFCFTRVFSLVKKLFFDYWPFGIFVCKFNGFFKYANMFCSVFLLAVISMDRALCVWRPVFAKRRRTLCVARIVAVCVWVVAIIFSTPYFVARHIYQGKNNGSKCSVDSKDGGVGNNSAKLALYTIRFLCGFMLPFMVILICYIMAGIGIRRTRLSGKSRPLRILASLVIAFFVCWAPYHCLLLVKMVDSKNKVVKIWHPLAKGIAYFNSCVNPLLYFCMGLEVRGRFRQSLAGVYKRALADDVDGQTTQSNDRSLDDSAVSKHSAVVVSARNQASEDVAKV from the exons ATGTTTCCCAATGCCTCAGAGCCTCTCCAAAACATCAAATCTTCCAAGAATGAAGAGGCGACAACGATCGACATCGACGAAATCATGGACAACGTCAGCATCGTCCTCTATACACTGACCATCGTGATCGGTGTCATAGGGAACTCCATGGTGGTCTGGGTGGCTGGATTCAAGCTCAAG cCAAAGGTCACCAACGTGTGGCTGGTGAATCTGGCGATCGCAGACCTGATCTTCTGCTTCACGAGGGTCTTCTCACTTGTTAAGAAGCTCTTCTTTGACTACTGGCCCTTTGGCATCTTTGTCTGCAAGTTCAACGGCTTCTTCAAATATGCCAACATGTTCTGCTCTGTGTTCCTGTTGGCTGTGATCAGCATGGATCGAGCTCTGTGCGTCTGGCGACCGGTCTTCGCCAAGCGCCGACGCACCCTATGTGTTGCAAGGATTGTGGCTGTGTGCGTCTGGGTTGTCGCCATAATCTTTAGCACTCCGTATTTTGTGGCCCGACATATCTACCAGGGGAAGAACAATGGAAGTAAGTGCTCTGTGGACTCGAAGGATGGAGGTGTGGGGAATAACAGCGCCAAATTGGCTCTGTACACTATCCGCTTCCTGTGTGGCTTCATGTTGCCCTTCATGGTCATCCTCATCTGTTACATCATGGCCGGAATTGGCATCAGACGCACCCGCCTATCAGGGAAATCCCGCCCTCTACGTATATTAGCATCACTGGTCATTGCTTTCTTCGTGTGCTGGGCGCCGTACCACTGCCTCCTGCTGGTGAAGATGGTGGACAGTAAGAACAAGGTGGTGAAGATCTGGCATCCTCTGGCAAAGGGGATTGCCTACTTCAACAGCTGTGTGAACCCGCTGCTGTACTTCTGCATGGGGCTGGAGGTGAGGGGGAGGTTCAGACAGAGTCTGGCGGGGGTTTACAAGAGAGCTCTAGCGGACGATGTGGACGGACAGACGACTCAATCCAACGACCGATCATTGGATGACAGCGCAGTGTCGAAACACAGTGCTGTTGTGGTGTCAGCGAGGAATCAAGCTTCAGAGGATGTAGCTAAAGTTTAA
- the LOC128373850 gene encoding chitin synthase chs-2-like — protein sequence MDEDRDLPKRPWDTCREVPVIEDEHTPWKMIKLLKLISLLVVGVLVFGLAISSKTAFLLMITYANEDTKILPADQKPVALLCIGCSLIASSALLLLKSFWKACYKTSKPPRKTTIALVLFFEFLVSLGAAVLTIVAMPHLDIVTNVTILNSIGILSALLQVVAQCTAKERNRHLLPSITAFILILIGYVLFVVLYIMKDTKSAIWVGLAVGGSFLVSFNWWENYFRQISEKSKSNFLKNFCKDIKRSENMLHILSSMLRIGVTASVLGAYVPLSKMDWEVVTSIPSRETRIIVITIGVQLVSSALCHWFAVTACKMHALRRCFILPLYLASLAVMALLIIPVIVYYQDYRTSLNGTASVNFTGYCTEAVYARNQSLNGSVFTHLVLDVTHTLCFLDMSNITDIGLISGLAVAWWLGLVLATIHLWHLHLYRIQRTQDLFIRRLYEGAFIEQSLLFNTRFDIQIKDKSRRGLQELEKTMVYLCATMWHENYDEMIKIIISIFRLDKYRPNENSDKDPKKDPKFNDFTFEAHIYFDDAFTTVPGRQGPELNEYAKTLVEVLTEVYDIFMNIDEKFFKKQQQVPDQKIIRTPYGGRLVLTMPHGNNIVVHFKNKELIRHKKRWSQVMYLFYLLGWKLMTKYYKRWQRGGENEENLQKEIEKEKHNTYILALDGDTDFQPAAVMLLIDRMKMYPHVGAACGRIHPTGSGPAVWFQKFEYAISHWLQKTAEHVIGCVLCSPGCFSLFRGAALMDDNVMKRYSTKPTEASHHIQYDQGEDRWLCTLLLKQGWRVEYVAASDAYTNAPEDFKELYNQRRRWGPSTMANVVDLLGSTNTVAKKNRSMSKLYMFYQLFGMVSAILAPATICLLIAGSLTLVFNVSSNVALIMAVIPPTVYLGLCFRLKPDTQVTIAAILSILYAFLMLVVTMSIIASMVKEQTILTPSSLFVVAMALMYIITAMMHPLEFLLLFHGFLYIICVPSAYLLLTIYSMVNMTNSSWGTRETKPATGAAPTTTQPQTTSQKAKSTFTRFLSWIKCCKKSRQGDSEELNVNQENQIPEPTQPELQPQNTIVEDVHIPEEEERFQQPSVDCPEEPHCWVRDLKSLSDDIHLQEDTLSQEEEIFFEELQEKYLKPLVTDKETQEKIADDLRELRNKINFAFFIVNALWLVATFTLQFFGSTLTIKIPKINLQLQNDGNITVEPIGFMFILGFALSILIQFLAMFYHRIYTLIHYVAFTDTEHKDPKPESKDEYLAGKKLKSASTSPSTSTSTSTSSLQDYSDPEDSDDDDDDDHFYTSAQYRQSGTPV from the exons GAGGCCGTGGGATACCTGTCGAGAGGTCCCGGTCATTGAAGATGAGCACACGCCATGGAAAATGATCAAGCTGCTAAAGTTGATCTCATTATTGGTAGTCGGTGTGCTCGTGTTCGGATTGGCAATAAGTAGCAag aCTGCTTTCCTCCTCATGATCACCTACGCCAATGAAGACACAAAGATCCTCCCAGCGGACCAGAAACCTGTCGCTCTGCTGTGTATCGGCTGCTCTCTCATCGCATCCAGCGCCCTTCTTTTACTCAAAAGCTTCTGGAAAGCATGTTACAAAACATCAAAGCCTCCAAGAAAAACAACTATTGCTCTG GTACTCTTCTTTGAGTTTCTGGTGTCTCTGGGTGCAGCAGTTCTCACTATTGTAGCCATGCCACACTTGGACATCGTGACCAACGTGACCATACTGAACAGCATAGGGATCCTCTCTGCACTCCTGCAGGTGGTTGCCCAGTGCACCGCCAAAGAAAGAAACCGCCACCTGCTGCCGTCAATCACTGCTTTCATCCTCATTTTGATCGGTTACGTCTTGTTTGTCGTCTTATACATCATGAAGGATACCAAGTCGGCAATTTGGGTCGGACTGGCTGTCGGTGGGTCATTCTTGGTGTCTTTCAACTGGTGGGAGAACTACTTCAGACAGATCAGTGAGAAGAGCAAATCCAACTTCCTAAAGAACTTTTGCAAAGACATAAAAAGGAGTGAGAACATGCTGCACATCCTGTCCAGCATGCTGAGAATCGGAGTGACCGCCTCTGTGCTCGGTGCATACGTCCCTCTATCCAAGATGGACTGGGAAGTAGTTACTTCCATCCCGAGTCGTGAGACAAGGATTATAGTCATCACCATCGGTGTCCAGCTTGTCAGCTCAGCACTGTGTCACTGGTTCGCAGTTACTGCTTGTAAGATGCATGCCCTGCGACGATGCTTCATCCTGCCTCTGTACCTGGCCTCTCTGGCTGTGATGGCTCTGCTGATCATCCCCGTTATCGTTTACTATCAGGACTACAGAACAAGTCTGAACGGGACCGCAAGCGTCAACTTCACAGGCTACTGCACCGAAGCTGTGTATGCAAGAAACCAAAGCCTGAATGGCAGTGTGTTCACACATCTGGTTTTGGACGTTACACACACTCTGTGCTTCCTGGATATGTCCAACATAACAGACATCGGTCTAATATCAG GTTTGGCAGTGGCTTGGTGGCTCGGTCTTGTGTTGGCCACCATCCATTTGTGGCACCTCCACTTGTATCGCATTCAGAGGACCCAGGACCTGTTCATCAGGAGGCTCTATGAAGGAGCTTTTATCGAACAGTCCCTTCTCTTCAACACCCGATTTGACATTCAGATCAAAGACAAATCGAGGAG AGGCTTACAGGAGTTGGAGAAAACAATGGTGTATCTGTGTGCAACCATGTGGCATGAAAACTACGATGAGAtgattaaaatcattatttcaaTCTTCAG ACTGGACAAGTACAGACCAAATGAAAACTCAGACAAAGACCCAAAGAAAGACCCAAAGTTCAATGATTTCACCTTTGAAGCCCATATCTACTTTGATGATGCATTCACTACTGTTCCGGGGCGTCAGGGGCCTGAACTCAACGAATATGCAAAAACCCTTGTGGAAGTCCTCACAGAAGTTTACGA CATCTTCATGAACATTGATGAGAAGTTCttcaaaaagcagcagcaggtccCTGATCAGAAGATCATAAGGACTCCGTATGGAGGTCGTCTTGTGCTCACCATGCCTCACGGCAACAACATTGTGGTCCACTTCAAGAACAAAGAGCTCATCCGCCACAAGAAGAGGTGGTCTCAG GTCATGTACCTTTTTTATCTTTTGGGCTGGAAACTCATGACCAAATACTACAAACGctggcagagaggaggagagaatgaggaaaATCTGCAAAAAGAGATCGAG AAAGAGAAGCACAACACCTACATCCTCGCTTTGGATGGGGACACAGATTTCCAGCCAGCTGCTGTGATGCTGCTCATCGATCGTATGAAAATGTACCCTCATGTCGGGGCAGCATGTGGCAGGATTCACCCCACGGGTTCAG GTCCTGCAGTTTGGTTTCAGAAGTTTGAATATGCCATCAGCCACTGGCTACAAAAGACCGCAGAGCACGTGATCGGTTGTGTGCTGTGCAGCCCTGGGTGCTTCAGCCTGTTCAGAGGAGCTGCTCTTATGGACGACAACGTGATGAAGAGATACTCCACCAAACCCACCGAGGCGAGTCACCACATCCAGTACGATCAAG GTGAAGACCGTTGGCTGTGTACACTACTGCTGAAGCAGGGATGGAGAGTGGAGTATGTTGCAGCATCTGATGCCTACACCAATGCCCCAGAGGACTTCAAAGAACTCTACAACCAA CGTCGGCGTTGGGGACCGTCCACAATGGCTAATGTTGTGGATTTGCTGGGATCCACCAACACAGTTGCCAAGAAGAATAGATCCATGTCCAAACTCTACATGTTCTACCAGCTCTTTGGAATGGTATCAGCAATACTGGCGCCCGCCACCATCTGCCTTTTGATCGCAG GAAGTTTGACCTTGGTCTTCAATGTCTCTTCGAACGTTGCCCTCATCATGGCTGTGATCCCTCCTACTGTCTACCTGGGTCTTTGCTTCAGGCTCAAACCAGATACTCAGGTCACGATTGCAGCAATCTTGAGTATCTTATACGCATTTCTAATGTTGGTGGTGACGATGTCCATTATAG CATCAATGGTGAAGGAACAAACCATCTTGACACCCAGCAGCCTCTTTGTTGTGGCCATGGCGCTCATGTACATCATCACTGCGATGATGCATCCACTGGAATTTCTGCTGTTATTCCACGGCTTTCTCTACATTATTTGTGTCCCTAGCGCCTACCTCCTGCTCACTATTTACTCCATGGTTAACATGACCAATTCATCTTGGGGCACCAGGGAGACAAAGCCTGCCACTGGAGCTGCTCCTACAACCACCCAGCCGCAAACGACATCCCAAAAAG CCAAAAGCACCTTCACACGTTTCCTCTCATGGATCAAATGTTGTAAAAAGTCCAGACAAGGAGATAGTGAGGAGCTCAATGTCAACCAAGAGAACCAGATCCCAGAACCCACACAGCCTGAACTTCAGCCCCAAAACACTATCGTAGAGGACGTGCACAtcccagaggaagaggagag GTTTCAGCAGCCTTCTGTCGACTGTCCTGAAGAACCCCACT GTTGGGTCAGAGACTTAAAGTCTTTGTCTGATGACATACACCTGCAGGAGGACACACTCAGCCAG gaggaggagatatTCTTTGAAGAGCTGCAGGAAAAGTACCTGAAACCTCTGGTTACTGACAAAGAGACACAGGAAAAAATCGCTGATGACCTGCGAGAGCTGAGAAACAAG ataaactTCGCCTTCTTCATCGTTAACGCCCTGTGGCTAGTGGCGACATTCACCCTCCAGTTCTTCGGCTCCACCTTGACCATCAAGATCCCCAAGATCAACCTCCAACTGCAAAACGACGGCAATATCACGGTAGAGCCCATTGGCTTCATGTTCATTCTCGGATTCGCTTTGTCCATTTTGATCCAGTTCCTCGCCATGTTTTACCACAG AATATACACCCTGATTCATTATGTAGCCTTTACGGACACAGAGCACAAAGACCCAAAGCCTGAAAGCAAAGATGAGTACCTGGCAGGCAAAAAG CTCAAGTCCGCCTCCACCTCCCCATcaacctccacctccacctccacctcgaGCCTCCAGGATTACTCTGACCCAGaggacagtgatgatgatgatgatgatgatcatttCTACACTTCAGCACAGTACCGACAGAGTGGCACACCAGTGTAA